Proteins from a genomic interval of Acipenser ruthenus chromosome 46, fAciRut3.2 maternal haplotype, whole genome shotgun sequence:
- the LOC117966475 gene encoding phosphoglycerate mutase 2, which translates to MAAAHRLVIVRHGESSWNQENRFCGWFDADLSEKGTEEAKRGAKALKDAGYQFDVCYTSVLKRAIRTLWAILEGTDQMWLPVIRTWRLNERHYGGLTGLNKAETAAKHGEEQVKIWRRSFDIPPPPMDKEHPYYQNISMERRYAGLKPGELPTCESLKDTIARALPFWNEEIAPQIKAGKRVLIAAHGNSLRGIVKHLEGMSDAAIMELNLPTGIPIVYELDANLKPIKPMQFLGDEETVRKAMEAVAAQGKVKK; encoded by the exons ATGGCAGCCGCCCACCGTCTAGTGATCGTGCGTCACGGGGAGAGCAGCTGGAACCAGGAGAATCGCTTCTGCGGCTGGTTCGACGCGGACCTCAGCGAGAAGGGCACGGAGGAAGCCAAGCGCGGCGCCAAGGCCTTGAAGGACGCAGGCTACCAGTTCGACGTGTGTTACACCTCCGTCCTGAAGAGGGCGATACGCACGCTCTGGGCCATCCTGGAGGGCACCGACCAGATGTGGCTGCCGGTGATCCGCACCTGGAGGCTGAACGAGCGCCACTACGGGGGCCTGACCGGCCTCAACAAGGCTGAGACTGCGGCCAAGCATGGGGAGGAGCAGGTCAAGATCTGGAGACGCTCCTTCGACATCCCGCCACCCCCCATGGACAAGGAGCACCCCTATTACCAGAACATCAGCATG GAGAGGCGCTATGCAGGGCTCAAGCCAGGTGAGCTGCCCACCTGTGAAAGCCTGAAGGACACGATCGCTCGGGCGCTACCCTTCTGGAATGAGGAAATCGCCCCGCAGATCAAAGCGGGCAAGAGAGTGCTCATCGCTGCCCATGGCAACAGCCTGCGAGGCATCGTCAAGCACCTGGAGG gCATGTCTGATGCTGCGATCATGGAGCTCAACCTGCCCACTGGCATCCCCATCGTGTATGAGCTGGACGCAAACCTGAAGCCCATCAAACCCATGCAGTTCCTGGGAGACGAGGAGACAGTGCGCAAGGCAATGGAGGCTGTGGCAGCACAGGGCAAGGTCAAGAAGTAG